In Prosthecomicrobium sp. N25, one DNA window encodes the following:
- the tsaE gene encoding tRNA (adenosine(37)-N6)-threonylcarbamoyltransferase complex ATPase subunit type 1 TsaE — translation MTASGTGFALAIDLCDEDATRRLAEDIALALRAGDVVALAGDLGAGKTTLARAILRTLADDPDLEVPSPTFTLVQDYPLRRFAVFHFDLYRIGSPEDLVEIGFDEACRSGAVLVEWPDKAGDLLPADALRVDLSEGAGPDGRRARLSAPAGRFSERLARSAAIRDFLAGAGWGGAARRYLQGDASTRAYERVRLGEAGRILMDQPAEADDEAGRSRVAALRAAKLAEDTRPFHAFALGLAACGFSVPEIHAHDPERGFMLIEDLGREVCIEGDPPAPVRERYRVAVEVLAALHGMDLPTVLPDGTGGTYAIPRLERRNLVAEVTILLDWGIPYLLGRPTTGEERESFLAVWEPLFDEILAGPATWCLRDYHSPNILWLPEREGLRRLGILDFQDAALGHPAYDVASLAQDARITVPAEIEAELLAHYVALRAAADPAFDAAAFRRAYMILAAQRSTRLVGQFVRLLRRDGKPGYMRHYPRLWEYLGRILGEEVLRPLKLWYDARVPEAARSGPGA, via the coding sequence GTGACGGCATCGGGGACGGGGTTCGCCCTCGCCATCGACCTCTGCGACGAGGACGCGACGCGGCGCCTCGCCGAGGACATCGCGCTGGCGCTGCGCGCCGGAGACGTGGTGGCGCTGGCGGGCGACCTGGGGGCCGGCAAGACCACCCTGGCCCGCGCGATCCTGCGCACGCTCGCCGACGACCCTGACCTCGAGGTGCCGAGCCCGACCTTCACGCTGGTGCAGGACTACCCGCTTCGGCGCTTCGCGGTCTTCCACTTCGACCTCTATCGTATCGGCAGCCCCGAGGACCTGGTCGAGATCGGCTTCGACGAGGCGTGCCGGAGCGGCGCCGTGCTGGTCGAATGGCCGGACAAGGCCGGGGACCTCCTGCCCGCCGACGCGCTCAGGGTGGATCTCTCGGAGGGCGCCGGGCCGGATGGACGGAGGGCGCGCCTGTCGGCGCCGGCAGGCCGCTTCTCGGAGCGGCTGGCGCGCTCGGCGGCGATCCGGGACTTCCTCGCCGGGGCCGGCTGGGGCGGCGCGGCGCGGCGCTACCTGCAGGGGGACGCGTCGACGCGCGCCTATGAGCGGGTCCGGCTCGGGGAGGCGGGGCGGATCCTGATGGACCAGCCCGCCGAGGCGGACGACGAGGCCGGGCGGTCGCGGGTGGCGGCGCTCAGGGCCGCCAAGCTCGCCGAGGATACGCGACCCTTCCATGCCTTCGCGCTCGGGCTGGCGGCCTGCGGCTTTTCGGTGCCGGAGATCCACGCCCACGACCCCGAGCGCGGCTTCATGCTGATCGAGGATCTGGGGCGGGAGGTCTGCATCGAAGGGGATCCGCCGGCGCCGGTCCGGGAGCGCTACCGCGTGGCCGTCGAAGTGCTCGCGGCCCTGCATGGCATGGACCTGCCGACGGTGCTGCCGGACGGGACCGGAGGCACCTATGCGATTCCGCGGCTGGAGCGCCGAAACCTCGTCGCGGAGGTGACGATCCTGCTCGACTGGGGCATCCCGTACCTGCTCGGCCGGCCGACCACGGGAGAGGAGCGGGAGAGCTTCCTCGCCGTCTGGGAGCCGCTCTTCGACGAGATCCTCGCCGGGCCGGCGACTTGGTGCCTGCGCGACTACCACTCGCCCAACATCCTCTGGCTGCCGGAGCGCGAGGGACTGCGCCGGCTCGGGATCCTCGACTTCCAGGACGCGGCGCTCGGGCACCCGGCCTACGACGTCGCCTCGCTCGCGCAGGACGCGCGCATCACCGTGCCGGCGGAGATCGAGGCCGAGCTGCTCGCCCACTACGTGGCGCTGCGCGCGGCGGCGGATCCGGCCTTCGACGCGGCCGCGTTCCGGCGGGCCTACATGATCCTGGCGGCACAGCGCAGCACGCGGCTGGTCGGCCAGTTCGTGCGGCTGCTCAGGCGCGACGGCAAGCCGGGCTACATGCGGCACTACCCGAGGCTGTGGGAGTATCTCGGCCGTATCCTCGGCGAGGAGGTTTTGCGGCCGTTGAAGCTCTGGTATGACGCCCGCGTGCCGGAGGCCGCCCGATCGGGCCCCGGCGCCTGA
- the addA gene encoding double-strand break repair helicase AddA, which yields MSARIVAVPEDTRRRQRIAGDPSASAWVSANAGSGKTWVLSRRVMRILLAGTPASRILCLTFTKAAAATMSNRVFQELAAWATAPDEAIGPAIEAVTGVVPDEAERRRARRLFAEAIETPGGLKIQTIHAFCERVLQQFPLEADLAGQFEILDEGGALDLVRRARDGVLVRAAEAPPGSPLAAAFAQAMEAAGEDGFLSALDEVVARRDLMQEALLAAESTGRRLEDAVAGALGVAPGDSIVAVDAAVARSPELAGGVLARLVTELRRSGPKCQDLADKLEAGAAAPDSADGRAAWRDAFFRKDGEPRQAKSLAAKAVQQAIPGLVEMFEREIARLEGLADRTAGLRAFAASRALIVLGNAVIADYERAKQARGALDFDDLVGRTARLLARSDAAAWVQYKLDQGIDHILVDEAQDTSPRQWRIVRQLADEFFAGEGARPRRRTIFAVGDEKQSIYSFQGASPREFGESRSFFLARARSASATFEPVTLDLSFRSTPDVLAAVDRVFASPALRAGVTQDGGWQDHVAVRRDDPGLVEIWPVVEPVRVEEPEDWSLPMDLMHVEAPPLRLARRIRDEIAALTAPDFRLEGTGRCVRPRDILVLVRKRGAFVEAMNRVLKEAGIPVAGADRLVLTEHIAVEDLMALGRVMLLPQDDLSLAAVLKSPLFGWDDERLYRVAAARQRREGLQEALFRLAAEDTVLAETAERLKAWRRRADLVPPFEFFAGILSADGARRRFVERLGPEAEDVIEEFLAAALAHDRVEAPSLAGFLHALEAAPPEIKREMDEARDEVRVMTVHGAKGLEAPVVFLVDGGSKPVSSGHEPKILALPIPGVPGAVPVPVWCPSRQTKSGRILEALDGWRREAEEEYRRLLYVAMTRAADRLYVTAHQGGRPLDEACWYRSIERALADEAEAVAAEGQVVARRWRSGTRPPVAAEPEAAAGEAPALPLVPPWLHEPATPERSLGLLRPSRALAEIEAKDGLPAFPATSAFEAALAPESTEMRRGRVVHKLLEVLPDMAPAERQAAAVRFVRYVMPELAEDGAAGVAGEVLAVLEAPAFAAAFRPGSRAEVAIVGTVQGPDGPLAVSGQIDRLAVDDGEVLVVDFKTNRRPPTDSAGIPREYVAQMAVYGRLLADLFPGRRIRAAILWTAGPRLTEIPPGELAEMLGKLAVS from the coding sequence ATGAGCGCGCGCATCGTCGCGGTGCCGGAGGATACCCGGCGGCGCCAGCGGATCGCGGGGGACCCGTCCGCGTCGGCCTGGGTCTCGGCCAATGCCGGATCGGGCAAGACCTGGGTGCTGAGCCGCCGGGTGATGCGGATCCTGCTCGCCGGGACGCCGGCCTCGCGCATCCTCTGCCTGACCTTCACCAAGGCCGCGGCGGCGACGATGTCGAACCGGGTGTTCCAGGAACTCGCCGCCTGGGCCACCGCACCCGACGAGGCGATCGGCCCGGCCATCGAGGCGGTCACCGGGGTCGTGCCGGACGAGGCGGAGCGGCGGCGGGCGCGGCGGCTCTTCGCCGAGGCGATCGAGACGCCGGGCGGGCTCAAGATCCAGACCATCCACGCCTTCTGCGAGCGCGTCCTGCAGCAGTTCCCGCTCGAGGCGGACCTCGCCGGCCAGTTCGAGATCCTCGACGAGGGCGGGGCGCTCGACCTCGTGCGCAGGGCGCGGGACGGCGTGCTGGTGCGCGCCGCGGAGGCGCCGCCGGGAAGCCCCCTGGCGGCCGCCTTCGCGCAGGCCATGGAAGCGGCCGGCGAGGACGGGTTCCTGTCGGCCCTCGACGAGGTGGTGGCCCGGCGCGACCTGATGCAGGAGGCGCTGCTGGCCGCCGAATCGACGGGCCGCAGGTTGGAGGACGCGGTCGCCGGGGCGCTCGGCGTGGCGCCGGGCGATAGCATCGTGGCCGTGGACGCCGCGGTCGCCCGCTCGCCGGAGCTCGCCGGCGGCGTCCTGGCGAGGCTCGTCACGGAACTGCGCCGGAGCGGACCGAAGTGCCAGGACCTCGCCGACAAGCTCGAGGCCGGCGCGGCGGCGCCCGACAGCGCGGACGGGCGGGCGGCCTGGCGCGACGCCTTCTTCCGCAAGGACGGCGAGCCGCGGCAGGCGAAGAGCCTCGCCGCCAAGGCGGTGCAGCAGGCGATCCCGGGCCTCGTGGAGATGTTCGAGCGGGAGATCGCGCGGCTCGAGGGGTTGGCGGACCGGACCGCCGGCCTCAGGGCCTTTGCGGCCTCGCGCGCGCTGATCGTGCTCGGCAACGCGGTCATCGCCGACTACGAGCGGGCCAAGCAGGCGCGCGGCGCGCTCGACTTCGACGATCTCGTCGGCCGGACCGCCAGGCTCCTGGCGCGCTCCGACGCGGCGGCCTGGGTCCAGTACAAGCTCGACCAGGGGATCGACCACATCCTGGTCGACGAGGCGCAGGACACGAGCCCGCGCCAGTGGCGGATCGTGCGCCAGCTCGCCGACGAGTTCTTCGCCGGCGAGGGCGCCCGGCCGCGCCGGCGCACCATCTTCGCGGTCGGCGACGAGAAGCAGTCGATCTACTCGTTCCAGGGCGCCTCGCCGCGGGAATTCGGCGAGAGCCGGAGCTTCTTCCTGGCACGGGCGCGGTCGGCCTCGGCCACGTTCGAGCCGGTGACGCTCGACCTGTCGTTCCGCTCCACCCCCGATGTGCTGGCGGCGGTGGACCGCGTCTTCGCGAGCCCCGCCCTGCGGGCCGGCGTGACCCAGGATGGCGGCTGGCAGGACCACGTGGCGGTGCGCCGCGACGACCCGGGGCTCGTCGAGATCTGGCCGGTGGTCGAGCCGGTCAGGGTCGAGGAGCCCGAGGACTGGTCCCTGCCCATGGACCTGATGCATGTGGAGGCGCCGCCGCTGCGGCTGGCCCGGCGCATCCGCGACGAGATCGCGGCCCTGACGGCGCCGGACTTTCGGCTGGAGGGCACGGGCCGGTGCGTCCGCCCGCGTGACATCCTGGTGCTCGTGCGCAAGCGCGGGGCCTTCGTGGAGGCCATGAACCGGGTGCTGAAGGAGGCCGGCATCCCGGTCGCGGGGGCCGATCGGCTGGTGCTCACCGAGCATATCGCGGTCGAGGACCTGATGGCGCTCGGGCGGGTGATGCTGCTGCCCCAGGACGACCTGTCGCTGGCCGCGGTGCTGAAGAGCCCTCTGTTCGGGTGGGACGATGAGCGGCTCTACCGGGTGGCGGCCGCGCGGCAGCGGCGGGAGGGGTTGCAGGAGGCTCTGTTCCGGCTCGCCGCGGAGGACACGGTCCTCGCCGAGACGGCCGAACGCCTGAAGGCCTGGCGGCGGCGGGCCGACCTCGTCCCGCCCTTCGAGTTCTTCGCCGGCATCCTGTCGGCCGACGGGGCGCGGCGGCGCTTCGTCGAGCGGCTCGGACCGGAGGCGGAGGACGTGATCGAGGAGTTCCTGGCCGCCGCGCTCGCCCACGACCGGGTGGAGGCGCCGAGCCTCGCCGGCTTCCTGCATGCGCTGGAGGCGGCGCCGCCGGAGATCAAGCGCGAGATGGACGAGGCGCGCGACGAGGTGCGCGTCATGACGGTCCATGGCGCCAAGGGGCTGGAGGCGCCGGTCGTCTTCCTGGTCGACGGCGGCTCCAAGCCGGTCAGTTCCGGGCACGAGCCCAAGATCCTGGCCCTGCCGATCCCGGGGGTGCCCGGGGCGGTGCCGGTCCCGGTCTGGTGTCCCTCGCGGCAGACGAAGTCGGGCCGGATCCTGGAGGCCCTGGACGGGTGGCGGCGGGAGGCCGAGGAGGAGTACCGGCGGCTCCTCTATGTCGCCATGACGCGGGCCGCGGACCGGCTCTACGTGACCGCCCATCAGGGCGGCCGGCCGCTCGACGAGGCCTGCTGGTACCGCTCGATCGAGCGGGCCCTGGCGGACGAGGCCGAGGCGGTCGCGGCGGAGGGCCAGGTCGTCGCGCGACGCTGGCGGAGCGGCACGCGACCGCCGGTCGCCGCGGAACCGGAGGCTGCGGCCGGCGAGGCTCCCGCCCTGCCGCTCGTGCCGCCGTGGCTCCACGAGCCGGCGACGCCGGAGCGGAGCCTCGGCCTGCTCCGGCCGTCCAGGGCGCTCGCGGAGATCGAGGCGAAGGACGGCCTGCCGGCCTTTCCGGCGACCAGCGCCTTCGAGGCGGCGCTCGCTCCCGAATCGACCGAGATGCGGCGCGGGCGGGTGGTCCACAAGCTCCTGGAGGTTCTGCCCGACATGGCGCCGGCGGAACGGCAGGCGGCGGCCGTCCGCTTCGTCCGGTACGTCATGCCCGAACTCGCCGAGGACGGCGCCGCCGGGGTGGCCGGGGAGGTCCTGGCGGTTCTGGAGGCGCCGGCCTTCGCGGCGGCGTTCCGGCCGGGGTCACGCGCCGAGGTGGCGATCGTCGGGACGGTCCAGGGACCCGACGGGCCGCTCGCCGTCTCCGGGCAGATCGACCGGCTGGCGGTCGACGACGGCGAGGTGCTGGTGGTCGACTTCAAGACCAACCGGCGGCCGCCGACCGATTCGGCCGGAATTCCGCGCGAGTATGTGGCTCAGATGGCCGTCTACGGCCGGCTGCTCGCCGATCTCTTCCCCGGCCGGCGGATCCGCGCCGCGATCCTGTGGACGGCCGGGCCGCGCCTCACCGAGATCCCGCCCGGCGAGCTCGCCGAAATGCTCGGCAAGCTCGCCGTTTCGTGA
- a CDS encoding nucleotidyltransferase family protein, producing MTVTTPKRPTVAMVLAAGIGKRMRPLTATTPKPLIEVAGKSLVDHGLDRLAAAGVTKAVVNVHYLADLVEVHVCKRSRPEIVISDEREKLLETGGGIAKALPLLGNEPFFVYNSDSFWIEGVASNFDILADFWDPARMDMLLLLSPTVTAVGYDGTGDFIMDPLGRLERRLERQVSPYVYAGVAIMSPTAFEACPAGKFSLNVLFDRAIESGRLYGVHMDGIWLHVGTPEAIREAEDAIRHSAA from the coding sequence ATGACCGTGACCACTCCGAAACGCCCGACCGTCGCGATGGTGCTCGCCGCCGGGATCGGCAAGCGCATGCGGCCGCTGACGGCCACCACCCCGAAGCCGCTCATCGAGGTGGCCGGCAAGTCGCTGGTCGACCACGGGCTCGACCGGCTGGCGGCCGCCGGGGTGACGAAGGCGGTGGTCAACGTGCACTACCTCGCGGACCTGGTGGAGGTGCACGTCTGCAAGCGCAGCAGGCCGGAGATCGTCATCTCGGACGAGCGCGAGAAGCTCCTGGAGACCGGCGGCGGGATCGCCAAGGCGCTGCCTCTCCTCGGGAACGAGCCCTTCTTCGTCTACAATTCCGACAGCTTCTGGATCGAGGGCGTGGCCAGCAATTTCGACATCCTGGCCGACTTCTGGGATCCGGCGCGGATGGACATGCTGCTCCTGCTGTCGCCGACCGTCACCGCGGTCGGGTACGACGGGACGGGGGATTTCATCATGGATCCGCTCGGCCGTCTCGAACGCCGGCTGGAACGACAGGTCTCGCCCTACGTCTATGCCGGGGTGGCGATCATGAGCCCGACGGCGTTCGAGGCCTGTCCGGCGGGAAAATTCTCGCTGAACGTGCTCTTCGACCGGGCGATCGAATCGGGCAGGTTGTACGGCGTGCACATGGACGGCATCTGGCTCCATGTCGGCACCCCCGAGGCGATCCGCGAGGCGGAGGACGCCATCCGGCACAGCGCGGCGTGA
- the trxA gene encoding thioredoxin, with protein MATEKTTDSSFESDVLKSGEPVLVDFWAEWCGPCRTIAPALEEISGEMAGSLKVAKLNIDDNPNTAVRYGVRSIPTLILFRDGKPAANLVGAYPKGKMVEWIKNNIA; from the coding sequence ATGGCGACCGAGAAGACCACCGATTCCTCCTTCGAGTCCGACGTGCTGAAGTCCGGCGAGCCGGTCTTGGTCGACTTCTGGGCGGAGTGGTGCGGCCCGTGCCGGACGATCGCCCCCGCGCTCGAGGAGATCTCGGGCGAGATGGCGGGCAGCCTGAAGGTCGCCAAGCTCAACATCGACGACAACCCGAACACGGCGGTCCGCTACGGGGTGCGCTCGATTCCGACCCTTATCCTGTTCCGGGACGGCAAGCCGGCCGCCAACCTGGTCGGCGCCTACCCGAAGGGCAAGATGGTCGAGTGGATCAAGAACAACATCGCGTGA
- the addB gene encoding double-strand break repair protein AddB has product MPDPSPRPRVFTIAPSRPFLPTLVAALMDGRLVPGFGRDSGPLALADATILVPTRRAARALREVFLEALGGRAAILPVIKPLGDLDEDSLVIDRAAFARDLTPEMDGVARLLGLSRLVAAWSSKVAGLLVNPVTEASPTLPASPAEAVHLARALLALLDQVETEAADWSRLSSIVPEDHAGFWALTLRFLEIVSETWPAVLAERGLVDPAKRRNRLIREEARRLAEHPPAGPMIVAGSTGSIPATADLIRAIARLPQGAVVLPGLDRDLDAESWAAIGAPDDPERRPVPGHPQYGLKLLLARLGIDRDGVDDLDPEPSAALRLRARAVSEALKPAGTTETWKDFAREVRPTGGLGAAFEGVSLVEARSDSEEALAIAVALREALADEGRTAALVTPDRDLARRVSAELGRWGLAVDDSAGVPLLSTPPTVLARLVAETATGGFAPVTLVALLQHPLAAFGLPRAAARGAARALELACLRGPRPRSGSAGLREAFDQARHDAGARVRSQPAARLNLQQADWAAAEDLLDRLTDALGGLEALALAPGLNPLADFAGAHAEAVRAAAADEEGSDARLFEGEAGEALASALAGLVAACRDTENRMEIGGRDYPPVFEALIGPQPVRRRAGADARLAIWGPLEARLQSVDRLILAGLDEGTWPASARSDPWLSRPMKGDLGLEPPERRIGLAAHDFAQGIGAREVILARAVRSGGAPTVPSRWLQRLTAVVDRATLSAMRARGERLLGLARDLDRPAVTRPRPVARPAPVPPLEARPDRLSVTEIETWIRDPYAIYARRILKLEPIEALAAAPDAGDRGSIVHAILERFVEGWRPEPAETALERFLSFAEDALAPHSAFPEVVALWRPRLARIGRWFHAFELGRHPDVAARILESRQAMELALPGGPFTLTGRADRIDVMSDGSVAVLDYKTGTLPSTRQVKVLLAPQLPLEAAMVRAGAFGADLAGRTVSDLLYVKLSGSGEGGEARLAAGKPARGEVPPTPDELAEAALAKLIGLVALYRRPGQGYPSRPRIQFSRRIDGPYDHLARVKEWAAGQGGEE; this is encoded by the coding sequence ATGCCAGACCCGAGCCCGAGACCCCGCGTCTTCACCATCGCGCCGTCGCGCCCCTTCCTGCCGACCCTGGTCGCGGCCCTCATGGACGGGCGGCTCGTCCCGGGCTTCGGCCGGGATAGCGGGCCGCTGGCGCTCGCCGACGCGACCATCCTGGTGCCGACCCGTCGCGCCGCCCGGGCCCTGCGCGAGGTCTTCCTGGAGGCGCTCGGCGGCCGGGCCGCAATCCTGCCGGTGATCAAGCCGCTCGGCGATCTCGACGAGGACAGCCTCGTCATCGACCGGGCCGCCTTCGCGCGCGACCTGACGCCCGAGATGGACGGCGTGGCGCGCCTGCTCGGGCTCTCGCGGCTGGTCGCCGCCTGGTCGTCGAAGGTGGCGGGCCTGCTCGTCAATCCGGTGACCGAGGCCTCCCCGACCTTACCGGCCTCGCCCGCGGAGGCCGTCCATCTCGCCCGCGCGCTCCTGGCGCTCCTCGACCAGGTCGAGACCGAGGCGGCCGACTGGAGCCGGCTCTCGTCGATCGTGCCGGAGGACCACGCGGGCTTCTGGGCGCTGACGCTGAGGTTCCTGGAGATCGTCTCCGAGACCTGGCCGGCGGTGCTGGCCGAGCGCGGCCTCGTCGATCCGGCGAAGCGGCGCAACCGCCTGATCCGCGAGGAGGCGCGCCGGCTCGCGGAGCATCCGCCGGCCGGACCGATGATCGTGGCCGGCTCGACCGGCTCGATCCCTGCGACCGCCGACCTCATTCGCGCCATCGCCCGCCTACCCCAGGGTGCGGTCGTGCTGCCCGGCCTCGACCGCGACCTCGACGCGGAGTCCTGGGCCGCCATCGGGGCGCCGGACGACCCCGAGCGTCGCCCGGTGCCCGGACACCCGCAATACGGCCTGAAGCTCCTGCTGGCGCGGCTCGGGATCGACCGCGACGGCGTGGACGACCTCGACCCCGAGCCGTCCGCCGCCCTGCGGCTCCGGGCGCGCGCCGTGTCCGAGGCCCTGAAGCCGGCCGGGACGACGGAGACCTGGAAGGACTTCGCCCGGGAGGTCCGTCCGACCGGGGGCCTCGGCGCGGCCTTCGAGGGCGTGTCGCTCGTGGAGGCGCGATCGGACAGTGAGGAGGCCCTGGCGATCGCGGTGGCGCTCCGGGAGGCGCTGGCCGATGAAGGCCGGACCGCGGCGCTGGTGACGCCCGACCGGGATCTCGCCCGCCGCGTCTCGGCGGAACTGGGACGCTGGGGCCTCGCGGTCGACGATTCGGCGGGCGTGCCGCTCCTGTCGACGCCGCCCACCGTACTGGCGCGGCTCGTCGCCGAGACGGCGACCGGCGGCTTCGCGCCCGTCACCCTGGTGGCCTTGCTGCAGCATCCGCTGGCCGCCTTCGGCCTTCCGCGGGCCGCGGCGCGCGGGGCGGCACGGGCGCTCGAGCTCGCCTGCCTGCGCGGCCCGCGTCCCCGCTCGGGCTCGGCCGGCCTGCGGGAGGCCTTCGACCAGGCGCGCCACGACGCGGGGGCACGCGTCCGCAGCCAGCCGGCCGCGCGCCTGAACCTGCAGCAGGCCGACTGGGCGGCGGCCGAGGACCTGCTCGACCGGCTCACGGACGCGCTCGGTGGCCTCGAGGCCCTCGCGCTCGCGCCCGGCCTCAATCCGCTCGCGGACTTCGCCGGCGCCCATGCCGAAGCCGTCCGGGCCGCGGCTGCGGACGAGGAGGGGTCGGACGCGCGGCTCTTCGAGGGCGAGGCCGGGGAGGCGCTCGCGTCCGCGCTCGCCGGGCTCGTCGCCGCGTGCCGGGACACCGAGAACCGGATGGAGATCGGCGGGCGCGACTATCCGCCCGTCTTCGAGGCCCTGATCGGTCCGCAGCCGGTCCGGCGGCGGGCGGGCGCGGATGCGCGGCTCGCCATCTGGGGGCCGCTCGAAGCGCGGCTGCAGTCGGTGGACCGTCTGATCCTCGCCGGGCTCGACGAGGGCACCTGGCCCGCCTCGGCGCGCAGCGACCCCTGGCTGTCCCGGCCCATGAAGGGCGACCTCGGCCTGGAGCCGCCGGAGCGCCGGATCGGCCTCGCCGCCCACGACTTCGCCCAGGGAATCGGGGCCCGGGAGGTAATTCTCGCCCGGGCCGTGCGGTCCGGCGGCGCGCCGACCGTGCCGTCGCGCTGGCTGCAGCGGCTGACCGCCGTCGTCGACCGAGCGACGCTTTCGGCCATGCGGGCGCGGGGCGAACGGCTGCTCGGCCTCGCGCGCGATCTCGACCGCCCGGCGGTCACGAGGCCGCGGCCGGTGGCGCGGCCCGCGCCGGTGCCGCCCCTCGAGGCCCGGCCGGACCGGCTGTCGGTCACCGAGATCGAGACCTGGATCCGCGACCCCTATGCCATCTATGCCCGCCGCATCCTGAAGCTGGAGCCGATCGAGGCGCTCGCGGCGGCGCCCGACGCGGGCGACCGGGGATCGATCGTGCACGCGATCCTGGAGCGCTTCGTGGAGGGCTGGCGGCCGGAGCCGGCGGAGACCGCGCTGGAGCGCTTCCTGAGCTTCGCCGAGGACGCGCTCGCGCCGCACTCCGCCTTTCCGGAGGTGGTCGCCCTGTGGCGGCCGCGGCTGGCGCGGATCGGGCGATGGTTCCATGCCTTCGAGCTCGGCCGGCACCCGGACGTGGCGGCCCGCATCCTGGAGTCGCGCCAGGCGATGGAGCTAGCCCTGCCTGGCGGCCCCTTCACGCTGACCGGCCGGGCGGACCGGATCGACGTGATGTCGGACGGCAGCGTGGCGGTCCTGGACTACAAGACCGGGACCCTGCCGAGCACCCGCCAGGTGAAGGTCCTGCTCGCGCCGCAGCTGCCGCTCGAGGCCGCGATGGTGAGGGCCGGCGCCTTCGGGGCGGATCTCGCCGGCCGGACGGTGTCGGACCTGCTTTACGTCAAGCTCTCGGGCTCGGGCGAGGGCGGCGAAGCGCGGCTGGCGGCCGGGAAGCCGGCCAGGGGCGAGGTGCCGCCGACGCCCGACGAGCTCGCCGAGGCGGCGCTCGCCAAGCTCATCGGCCTCGTCGCGCTCTACCGCAGGCCCGGCCAGGGCTATCCGTCGCGGCCGCGGATCCAGTTCTCGCGGCGGATCGACGGACCCTACGACCACCTCGCCCGCGTCAAGGAATGGGCGGCCGGCCAGGGAGGCGAGGAATGA
- the grpE gene encoding nucleotide exchange factor GrpE, which yields MTDETRSTAAAQAEAAAAARADAVAGASASGQAEAQAGADAAGQLAAENAELKDKVLRTLAEMENLRRRTEKEVKDARDYAVTSFARELLGVADNLARALAALPAELREGAEGGLKALVDGVDMTGRELTRTMEKHGVRKLDPMGSRFDPHLHQAMFEIPNAEVPSGTVVQVLQEGYVIGDRVLRPALVGVSKGGPKGAAPAPEAAEPGATVDKTA from the coding sequence ATGACTGACGAGACCCGTTCCACCGCCGCGGCGCAGGCGGAGGCCGCCGCGGCTGCCCGCGCGGACGCGGTGGCCGGCGCGAGCGCGTCGGGCCAGGCCGAGGCGCAGGCCGGCGCGGATGCGGCCGGGCAGCTCGCCGCCGAGAATGCCGAACTCAAGGACAAGGTGCTGCGCACGCTCGCCGAGATGGAGAACCTGCGACGCCGGACCGAGAAGGAGGTCAAGGACGCGCGAGACTACGCGGTGACCAGCTTCGCGCGCGAGCTCCTGGGCGTGGCGGACAATCTCGCCCGCGCCCTGGCGGCGCTGCCGGCCGAGTTGCGCGAGGGCGCGGAAGGCGGGCTGAAGGCCCTCGTCGACGGCGTCGATATGACCGGCCGCGAGCTGACGCGCACCATGGAGAAGCACGGGGTGCGCAAGCTCGACCCGATGGGCAGCCGCTTCGACCCGCACCTGCACCAGGCCATGTTCGAGATCCCCAACGCCGAGGTGCCATCCGGCACGGTCGTGCAGGTCCTGCAGGAGGGCTATGTGATCGGCGACCGGGTGCTCCGCCCGGCGCTCGTCGGCGTATCCAAGGGCGGGCCCAAGGGCGCGGCTCCGGCCCCCGAGGCGGCCGAGCCCGGCGCGACGGTCGACAAGACGGCCTGA